The DNA segment GGGAATACGTACAGCATTGGCTCGGTCGATTCGGCCCAATCCATCGTGCGTCCGGAAATATCTGCCAATCCATTTCCGTTCCACAACACTCGCGTACACGCGAGGGCGGTCGACGCCGACAAGACTCCGGCAACGGTCAATAATTCGCAAAATAGTCGAGCAAAATCGTTGGCTGTCGCGATCATTCAGGTTCCTCTAAGGTGTCCAAGTTTGAAAAATTAAAATTCCGCAACGAACTTGTGAATGGCAAGCGAGCGACAGAAGTCACAAAGAACTGGCGAATGCCATCCATGTCGATGAACAAACGAATCACCTGCCCTTCGCACACTCCCTGGCTTCAGCTTCGCCATGCTTCTAGCACAAGAATTTTTCCGGGAGCCGCCAATCAACCGTCAGGCCCTCTCCGGTCGCCACGCCGGTGCAGTATAGGAGATTCCGCCAATTCATTCACGTACTCCCCCACCTGTTTTGCGAAATCGGCACCGGTTTGACTGGTAGCGGCAGGCAACCACCAAGCATGGCGTCGATTGCCCTTCGCCGCTGCGTAGTCGCGTGGCAAGAACGATACGATTCGTCCTTTGTGGATACAGGAAACGCAACGACCAACGCGTCGCTACGGCGTCTCATCCAAAGCAATTTCAAGGTCGTCGATATAGATCCAGTTCTCAGTATCAATGTCGGGGTGACGGTACATTCCCACCTTCAAATAGTGCTGATAGCCGTTGTTCATGTTTGGTCCGCTTGCGATCAGAACCGGGACCTCCGATTCGTCGACAAAAACTTCGGCCTGCCCCGACATTCCCTCTGTCCAAGAAATCCGCGTTTCGATCGTGTGCCACGTTCCCTTCGTAATAGGCGTCGGCCCTATCTGCTGCTGAACATTGCCGTCGGCTGTCAGCCCATAGTTAAGGCCGACAACCAATTGGGAATCGACTTCGCCGATGCTAAGCGAGACGGGTGGGCTGAGCGAGTCAAAGTCCTCCCAAGATTCGCCGATTGCCCGATTCGGTTGATCGTGCCACTGGCCGATCAACCACCAGCGGTTTTCGGGGGCGTCCGACACAAAATCCTCCGCAACCATGAATCGCCAACGATAGGTCACGCAATCACCGTCTTTAAACGGAAAATCAACACTTACTTCTGCACGGATTCCGCCGTGCTGCTTGGGCATTGCAGGGAACACCCGAAGACCAAGGTGCTGTGAATCACCTTCGCCAATGACGGCCAGACTATCACGAGTGGCCACGTCAACACTCGACATTCCAACAAGCGACTCCGGCATGATCGCGCGAAGGAACCCAACCTCCTCGTCCCTCCCCCCGCGTTCGCTGCAGCCACAAAGAAACAGATTTAAGATAGCAAGGTGCGTGAATACGATTCGTCTTGCTGGAGCCATAACGGTAAGGTTCGCGGTGTTGGCGTTCATTATTCAAGCATTCGGATTCAACAGGTAGCAGGAATTCACCTACCTTCTCACAGACACAAATCCCGCGACTTCGGCGGGGCGTTTCTTCTTCGCCTGCTCTTGAGAACCACCCAGCGACGATCAATGTATCCGGCCGAAACGCGATTTGATTTGAAGCAAACGATTTCGCCATCCACGACGACCTTAATGTAGTTGGTATTTGGGCAGCGTTCACGAGGCTCCTTTTCGCTGTTTTTCGGGGTATGATGGAGGAAACCCTGCCTGCGATCCATTCGGCTGTTCCGCCCCTCCTCCTTGCCTGCTCCATGCACTCCCCTGCTCCGCTGCTCCGACTGCTCAGCCTGCTGCTAACCATGGGATGGTTCCTTGGTCCGCTCTCTGCTGCAGATCCGATTGATTTCGCCAAGGATATTCGGCCAATCCTTTCAGAAAATTGCTTCTTCTGTCATGGCCCCGATACGGAGACTCGCGAGGCAGGTTTGCGACTGGACACATCCGCAGGGGCGGACGAGGTCATTGAAGCCAATGCGAGCGAGGAGAGCGAACTGTTCCAGCGGTTGATCAGCGATGATGCAGATATGCTGATGCCTCCGCCAAGTTCCAACCGCCAGCTAAACGCTCAGCAAATTGCTCAGATCAAAGAATGGATCGACCAAGGTGCCAACTGGGAACAGCACTGGTCTTTCAAACCGCTCATCGCTCCGGCCATTCCAACGTTGCCCGACACATCGCTGATCCGAAACCCGATCGATCAATTCGTTCAATCGCAACTTGCAGCACAGAACATCCAACCGTCGCCTGCAGCCGCACAGACCACGCTGGTGCGACGCCTGTTTCTTGACCTGACCGGATTGCCGCCGACCCCGGAACAGACAGCCGAATTTTTGGCAGACGTTTCCGAGGATGCCTACGAGCAATTGGTCGACCGGATTCTGGAATCCCCTGCCTACGGAGAACGCATGGCGTGGAACTGGTTGGAAGCGGCCAGATATGCCGACACGAACGGCTACCAAGGGGACAACGAACGAACGATGTGGCCCTGGCGTGACTGGGTGGTGCAATCTTTTAACAACAACCTTCCCTATGACCAGTTCACTCTGTGGCAACTGGCCGGAGACCTACTTCCCGACGCAACCAACGAACAAATACTTGCAACGGGGTTCGCTCGCAATCACATGATCAACGGCGAGGGTGGACGAATCGCGGCGGAGAACCGTGCCGAATATGTGATGGACATGTCCGAAACGATGGGGACCGTGTGGCTGGGATTAACTCTTAACTGTTGCCGGTGTCACGATCACAAATACGATCCCTTGACCAACGAAGAGTACTATCAGTTCTTTGCCTTTTTTGACCAAACGCCGGTGACAGGCGCAGGAGGCAATGCTCAGACGCCGCCCACCCTGCCGGTCCCCAGCCAAAAAACAGCCAACGAATTGGAGGTGCTGCGTGCTCAGCTACAGACACATAACCAACGCCTTAAAGACCTTGCCAAACAAACGATCGACGGCGGACAGATTCCATTCTCGTTTCCGAAATCAACGGATGCGGTGATCCGAAACGGCTTCCGGCAGGCTGACCGCGCGACTGCGGAACTGGCGATTAAGCAAGACCAGCAAGCGGTTCAAGCGAAAATCACCGCGAAGGAAAAAGCGATTCCCAAGGTGATGGTCATGGCCGACATGAAAGAACCTCGGGAAAGTTTCATCCTAGAACGCGGCCTGTATAACAAACCGACCGTTCAAGTCACCGCGGGCTTCCCCAAATTCCTCCCTGCGCCGGAACCGACCGAGAAAGCAGATCGTTTGACGCTGGCAAAATGGTTGATTGATCCAGAGCATCCGTTAACCGCTCGAGTCGCCGTCAATCGTTTTTGGCTTCAGATTTTTGGCACGGGACTGGTTAAAACAGCCGAGGATTTTGGCGTGCAAGGAGAAATCCCACCTCAACTGAACCTACTGAACTGGCTGGCTGCCGACTTTCGCGATTCAGGCTGGGACGTTAAGCGATTGATTCGTCAGATGGTAACCAGTCACACCTATCGACAATCCTCACGCATCGCATCCCCTGAAATCTATGAACGCGACCCTGAAAACCGACTGCTCGCCCGCGGTTCCCGCTACCGGCTTCCTTCCTGGATGATTCGCGACCAAGCGCTGGCCGCCAGCGGGTTGCTCTCCTCGGTTTCTGGCGGTCCATCGGTGAATACCTACCAACCGCCCGGAGTCTGGGAAGAAGCTTCCTTTGGCAAAAAGAAATACGTCCAAGACCATGGGGAGAAATTGTATCGACGCAGTCTTTATGTTTTCTGGCGAAGGATTGTCGCCCCCACAATGTTCTTTGACAGCGCATCGCGGCAAAGCTGCACCGTCAATATCCAGCGCACCAACACTCCTTTGCATGCTCTGCAAACGCTAAACAACACGACCTATGTTGAAGCGGCCCGCGTCCTGGCAGAAAAGGTCCTGGCAGAAAAGGACCTGGTCGAAACGGGCATCGATCCAACAAGCGATAGCGACGCTCAAAAAATCGACCGAGTGTTTCAGCGAGTTCTTGCCCGCCCCGCAACCGCGACCGAGCAGCAGGCGTTGCAAGCAGGCCTTGACCGCTCACGCACCCAGTTTCACCGAACGCCCGATGCGGCGACCGAGCTAACCGCGATTGGTGAAGCCGCACGGGACACATCGATCCCGGTTGTCGAACATGCCGCCTGGACTGGTCTGTGCTTGGCAGTCCTCAACCTGGACGAAACTCTGAACCGAGAGTAAGCCAATGAATCCGCTACAACAAAACCAGCAGCATTTGAATCGTCGTCATTTCTTTGGCCGCAATGCGACCGGGATCGGGACCGCTGCGCTCGCGTCGCTATTAAGCCGAGACGGATTTGGAGCGACCGCCACGCAAGACGCCAGTGCAAATGGCGGACTTGCCTCGCTTCCGCATTTGGCTCCGAAGGCCAAGCGGGTCATCTATCTATTTCAGAATGGAGCCCCCACCCACGTCGATCTATTTGACTGGAAACCAACCCTAAAAAAGCTGCATACAGAACCGGTACCTTCGTCTTACATCGGCGACCGCCGTTTCAGCACGATGACCGGAAACGCGGATGGCAAATTGCTGTTAGCCCCGATCGAACCTTTCGCACAACACGGGCAAAGTGGTGCTTGGGTCAGCGAGCTAATGCCACACACCGCAAAAATCGCCGACGAATTATGTTTTGTCAAAAGCATGCATACCGAACAGGTCAATCATGCTCCGGCGATCAATTTCATGTTAAGCGGCAGCGAGATGCCCGGGCGTCCTACGATGGGTGCCTGGATGACTTATGGTTTGGGAAGCGAAGCGGAAGAGCTACCTTCGTTTGTCGTGATGACCAGCATCACGAAAGACACCACCTGCGGTCAGATCTTTTACGATTTCTACTGGGGAAGCGGATTCCTTCCCTCGCGATTTCAAGGTGTCAAATTCCGTGGCAGCAGCGACCCTGTTTTGTATGCCGCCAACCCCGCGGGAATATCGCCTGACATGCGTCGCAACTGGCTGGACGTAATCTCCGAGATCAATGAACACAAACTGCAAGAATTTGGAGACCCCGAAATAGCGACGCGAATCGCTCAATATGAAATGGGCTTCAAGATGCAATCGAGCATTCCGGAACTAGCCGACCTCTCCTCGGAATCGGAAGAGACGCTCAACATGTACGGCCCGGGCGTTCGTGAACCGGGCACTTTTGCCTACAACTGCTTGATGGCTCGGCGTTTGGCCGAACGGGGCTGCCGATTTACGCAGCTAATGCACGCGGGCTGGGACCAACACACTTCGCTAACTACGGAACTGTACAACCAGTGCCGCGATACGGACCAGGCGAGTGCCGCATTGGTGATGGATTTGAAGCGACGCGGTTTACTGGACGACACGCTGGTGATTTGGGGAGGTGAATTTGGGCGAACGCCGTTCCTCCAGGGCGACATTAAAAATCGCGTTCGCTGGGGCCGCGACCATCACCCCTATGCCTTTACCGTCTGGATGGCAGGTGGCGGAGTCCGTCCAGGCATCAGTTACGGAGCGACCGACGATCTGGGGATCAACGTGGCTGAAAACCCGGTCCACGTCCACGATCTTCAGGCAACCATTCTGAATCAAATGGGAATCGACCACGAACGACTAACATACAAATTTCAAGGTCGACAATTTCGGCTGACCGATGTGCATGGGCATGTGGTTCGTGACGTGTTGATTTAGGCCGAGAATACGTCATCAATAAATAACGCGTCTCGGCGGATGCTTGCTAGCGGTGGGGGGCAAACGACCCGGCAAATACGTTTTGAAGTTGCGTTTTTGCGGTGATTGCTGTGGTCAATCGCCCTGATTTCCGTACTCTTGCAGATGCCAAAGGTGATGGCATTGAGCTGGCGGCGTTCCGGCAACAGAGAATGCCCGTCGATAAGGAGCACGCGCTGCTAGTCCTTAGACGCTTCGTGCTGCGTCTCGTACATGCGAATTTGACCACTGCCTCCTGCGATCGCCAATCGATCGCCCGCTGGCGAAAAGGCAGCCGAGCGGACGGCTTCTAGACCGGTGTCCAAGATCAATTGGGGTTGCCAAATTGTTGTATCCCACAGCAGTAGGGAGCCACCGAAGTGCCCACTAGCAACGACAAGTCCATCGGGCGAAGCGGCCAGGCCGCCTATCCGCCCTTCCGCCGACCCTAGGCGTTTCAAGTGTTTTAAGGGGACCGTCTGCCAAACGTCGATCGCTCCGTTGCCTCCTCCGGTCACAAACTGATTTTTTCCTGGAAGAATTGCGAGGCAGCGAGTCCCGACCGGACAGGGCAAGCGAGCGGACGTGACGCAATCGCCATCGTCTACCGTGCCAACGGCAACCATCGCATCGCGGGCGAGCCCCACCGTAACCCGCTGTGCGTCATCCCATTCCAGAATTTGAAAAGCGTTACACGTACCAACAATGTCTTGGTCTGCGAGGAAGAAATCACGTTGCTTAGGATCGACCGATTGCTGCTTTGAAACGTTGTCCGCCTGCAGTGGAAATTCCAACAGTCCGTTTTTGGGAACCAAGGCGAATAGCGACCGTCCCTGCGAATCAAATCGCAACCGAAACACAGACCCTCTGGATTGCTCAAAAACGGTCCTCATGGTCTGGGTATCGAAATCGTACAAATCGATATTCCCTCCGCCTCCCGAAACAGCCAGTTTTTTTCCATCGGGCGAAAAGCAAACACCGCTGATTGCCGCATACGGCGTTTGCAATAAGCGTGCAGCCGCCTGCGTTTCGGTCGGCATCAACAAAATGTCGCCCCCGCGGAGCGCACAAGCTAACAAGGGGACATCGTCAGCCACGGCAATCATCCGCGGCTCGTCGTCCACCCCATTGCTTGCCTCCGGTGCATCGCCGTTTAGCGATTCAAGAGAGGGGACGGAAACGTTGAATTGCCAAGCATCATAAAGAACCGATTCTCGCTCTCTGCCGGCCCACCGTGAAACACGACCTCGTCCCGAGAGAATCAATTTCAGCTCCGACAGAGAGACGGATGCCGAGGACATTAAGAGTTGCGGACTGACGCCCAAATAATTCCAGCGTTTCATCAACTTGTCACGC comes from the Roseimaritima multifibrata genome and includes:
- a CDS encoding heparin lyase I family protein — encoded protein: MNANTANLTVMAPARRIVFTHLAILNLFLCGCSERGGRDEEVGFLRAIMPESLVGMSSVDVATRDSLAVIGEGDSQHLGLRVFPAMPKQHGGIRAEVSVDFPFKDGDCVTYRWRFMVAEDFVSDAPENRWWLIGQWHDQPNRAIGESWEDFDSLSPPVSLSIGEVDSQLVVGLNYGLTADGNVQQQIGPTPITKGTWHTIETRISWTEGMSGQAEVFVDESEVPVLIASGPNMNNGYQHYLKVGMYRHPDIDTENWIYIDDLEIALDETP
- a CDS encoding PSD1 and planctomycete cytochrome C domain-containing protein; this translates as MHSPAPLLRLLSLLLTMGWFLGPLSAADPIDFAKDIRPILSENCFFCHGPDTETREAGLRLDTSAGADEVIEANASEESELFQRLISDDADMLMPPPSSNRQLNAQQIAQIKEWIDQGANWEQHWSFKPLIAPAIPTLPDTSLIRNPIDQFVQSQLAAQNIQPSPAAAQTTLVRRLFLDLTGLPPTPEQTAEFLADVSEDAYEQLVDRILESPAYGERMAWNWLEAARYADTNGYQGDNERTMWPWRDWVVQSFNNNLPYDQFTLWQLAGDLLPDATNEQILATGFARNHMINGEGGRIAAENRAEYVMDMSETMGTVWLGLTLNCCRCHDHKYDPLTNEEYYQFFAFFDQTPVTGAGGNAQTPPTLPVPSQKTANELEVLRAQLQTHNQRLKDLAKQTIDGGQIPFSFPKSTDAVIRNGFRQADRATAELAIKQDQQAVQAKITAKEKAIPKVMVMADMKEPRESFILERGLYNKPTVQVTAGFPKFLPAPEPTEKADRLTLAKWLIDPEHPLTARVAVNRFWLQIFGTGLVKTAEDFGVQGEIPPQLNLLNWLAADFRDSGWDVKRLIRQMVTSHTYRQSSRIASPEIYERDPENRLLARGSRYRLPSWMIRDQALAASGLLSSVSGGPSVNTYQPPGVWEEASFGKKKYVQDHGEKLYRRSLYVFWRRIVAPTMFFDSASRQSCTVNIQRTNTPLHALQTLNNTTYVEAARVLAEKVLAEKDLVETGIDPTSDSDAQKIDRVFQRVLARPATATEQQALQAGLDRSRTQFHRTPDAATELTAIGEAARDTSIPVVEHAAWTGLCLAVLNLDETLNRE
- a CDS encoding DUF1501 domain-containing protein, producing the protein MNPLQQNQQHLNRRHFFGRNATGIGTAALASLLSRDGFGATATQDASANGGLASLPHLAPKAKRVIYLFQNGAPTHVDLFDWKPTLKKLHTEPVPSSYIGDRRFSTMTGNADGKLLLAPIEPFAQHGQSGAWVSELMPHTAKIADELCFVKSMHTEQVNHAPAINFMLSGSEMPGRPTMGAWMTYGLGSEAEELPSFVVMTSITKDTTCGQIFYDFYWGSGFLPSRFQGVKFRGSSDPVLYAANPAGISPDMRRNWLDVISEINEHKLQEFGDPEIATRIAQYEMGFKMQSSIPELADLSSESEETLNMYGPGVREPGTFAYNCLMARRLAERGCRFTQLMHAGWDQHTSLTTELYNQCRDTDQASAALVMDLKRRGLLDDTLVIWGGEFGRTPFLQGDIKNRVRWGRDHHPYAFTVWMAGGGVRPGISYGATDDLGINVAENPVHVHDLQATILNQMGIDHERLTYKFQGRQFRLTDVHGHVVRDVLI